A part of Ooceraea biroi isolate clonal line C1 chromosome 10, Obir_v5.4, whole genome shotgun sequence genomic DNA contains:
- the LOC105278333 gene encoding uncharacterized protein LOC105278333, whose product MSAAVRERTTSHTSRKIVSHGGPISGQRDGAATANSLENNLDALLEDLQTSVSRSATPSRDRRAPFPQIEYRTAANPARVVAEGRPISPTRSRTTTTEKFVSSGPLGMPSGIPGLEHLDAELQDVQPGQSKTIAYKQVSYHYNKDLDGKPDSWIMSENKNIPLTGAPLIEDIHESTYEESKIPAYGYQSPEPTIKKTVVNKKLTYSDSPTSLSKQISPSRTQKDVKYETNYRTEPRSTQSTQEYKTIEYVPSSTAVPINLAPGPNTKVTTTIKTYTYELPGGPETYLPGSKSGSVVLPGDQTITYTLPRTTGTSTSTDKMVTYQVEDIPGRPGTPGRYTGSPSDVTEKSTTIHKEAKFYRDYREEHHGALPYGGSQPTQPSYRTGPPGNMETKTTVTEKYYQVDSDRPDYPSDTIYQNQPPTVSETHTRTVNRFEEYRSGRPPSSGRYPDKPDTPTRIYKFSNTTTTIPPNRNVDDHEVLLPKPFPTGVQVCPAKPITNGEGPPAKLEDLMASFSDSEREVLEEIEKKEHRKGKESSKKKEVEFSPHTPPQVRSKNVAGPPVYYPPGSAEFTKKEEASVAMSQAGGGWEKASGKYEYEASSKSKTKSGKGGAVVPVCLPLCCALPCVIM is encoded by the exons ATGTCAGCAGCTGTAAGAGAGCGGACGACGTCGCACACCAGCAGGAAGATCGTGAGTCATGGTGGTCCTATATCTGGCCAGAGAGACGGAGCAGCCACGGCCAACAGTCTCGAAAACAACTTAG ATGCACTTCTCGAGGATTTGCAGACGAGTGTCTCGAGAAGTGCCACTCCTAGCCGAGATCGTAGAGCACCTTTTCCTCAAATCGAATACCGGACAGCTGCTAACCCCGCCAGAGTGGTGGCCGAAGGCAG aCCCATATCTCCGACTCGTTCAAGGACGACTACCACGGAAAAATTTGTCAGCAGTGGTCCACTAGGCATGCCAAGTGGTATACCAGGACTGGAACATTTGGACGCAGAGCTACAAGAT GTCCAACCCGGTCAAAGCAAAACGATAGCGTACAAACAGGTGTCGTATCACTACAACAAGGACTTGGACGGCAAACCAG ATTCGTGGATTATGTCAGAAAATAAGAACATACCTCTCACAGGCGCACCCTTGAT CGAGGACATTCATGAGTCTACCTACGAAGAAAGTAAAATTCCAGCATATGGATATCAAAGTCCAGAACCGACTATTAAGAAAACAGTagtcaataaaaaatta ACCTACAGCGACAGTCCAACGTCTCTTTCGAAACAAATATCCCCTTCAAGAACTCAGAAAGATGTCAAATATGAGACTA ATTATCGAACCGAGCCACGATCGACTCAAAGTACGCAAGAATACAAAACCATCGAGTACGTACCATCGTCAACCGCGGTACCGATCAATCTTGCACCCGGTCCAAACACAAAGGTGACAACTACGATCAAGACATACACTTACGAATTGCCGGGAGGACCGGAAACATATCTGCCAGGCAGCAAGTCAGGGAGTGTCGTACTGCCTGGCGATCAAACAATCACATACACTTTACCGAGGACTACTGGGACTAGCACCTCTACGGACAAAATGGTCACCTATCAAGTGGAGGATATACCGGGACGTCCTGGTACACCAGGCAGATACACTGGCTCGCCCAGCGATGTCACAGAGAAGTCCACCACCATACACAAGGAGGCAAAGTTCTATCGAGACTATCGAGAGGAACATCATGGAGCATTGCCGTACGGTGGCAGCCAACCGACGCAGCCTTCCTACCGTACTGGCCCGCCAGGAAACATGGAAACCAAGACGACTGTGACTGAGAAGTACTACCAGGTCGATAGTGATCGTCCAGATTATCCCAGTGACACGATATATCAGAATCAACCGCCTACTGTAAGCGAGACGCATACGAGAACCGTTAATCGATTCGAAGAGTACAGATCTGGTAGACCGCCGTCGAGCGGGCGTTATCCTGACAAACCGGACACTCCAACGAGGATTTACAAATTCTCAAATACTACAACGACCATACCGCCGAACAGGAACGTAGACGATCATGAGGTCCTCCTGCCGAAGCCGTTTCCGACTGGAGTTCAAGTGTGCCCCGCTAAGCCGATCACCAACGGCGAGGGACCACCAGCAAAACTCGAGGATCTCATGGCTTCATTCTCCGACTCTGAG CGAGAAGTATTGGAGGAGATCGAGAAGAAAGAGCATCGAAAGGGAAAGGAATCatcaaaaaagaaagaagttgAGTTTTCTCCGCACACACCGCCGCAAGTCAGAAGCAAGAATGTTGCTGGACCGCCAGTTTACTATCCTCCTGGCTCGGCAGAGTTCACCAAGAAAGAAGAGGCCAGCGTAGCTATGTCACAAGCAGGC ggAGGATGGGAAAAAGCTAGCGGAAAATACGAATACGAGGCTTCTAGCAAAAGCAAAACCAAGAGCGGCAAGGGTGGAGCTGTTGTGCCGGTTTGCCTGCCATTGTGTTGTGCATTGCCCTGCGTCATTATGTAA